The Mangifera indica cultivar Alphonso chromosome 8, CATAS_Mindica_2.1, whole genome shotgun sequence genome has a window encoding:
- the LOC123224172 gene encoding uncharacterized protein LOC123224172 isoform X4, with amino-acid sequence MKTLIAQEMSKEVEFKHNQPNLVAKLMGLDALPHQPSSAAQKSHSKSYSRHSPSHSAVPLECWEQDHGFLDDRMPSKVHQFHEQSDCKHVHEIWQQSQQASYSRDSSLQKGRYDETTSEKKMALVRQTFMEAKRLATDEKLRQSKEFQDALEVLSSNQDLFLRFLQEPNSLFSQHLYDLQAIAPPPETKKITVLRPSKMVDDEKFIGSRKLIDKQSSKPAQVVQATGQESNNPGYSPVFANHKVNEHPTQSTRIVVLKPSPGKTHDIKAVVSPTSLSSRISHNEDFYEEPEDGEVQESGDVGKEITKKIREYLMGHRRDETVLSSVFSNGYVGDESSFNQPENEYAAAHIIDSETISPTSRHSWDYINRFGSPYSSSSFSCESCSPESSVCREAKKRLSERWAMMASNGNFEEQRHVRRSSSTLGDMLALSDTKKSVRYKEEVIKNEQEPRVPTLCLTSDLNTEESECEPLKNLMRSKSVPVSSTVYGAGLNVEVADPGAGQKQVPKQLTKTKSAKSSLKEKVSSLFFSKSKKSTKEKYSASQSEEEFQSVTAEAPGSAGHIPVMVSSDTSQCVNTNGLGDCSSPGLYPSNKTSSPDLTDMSCIFSREAGLSVSKPLMPGTVNENQDQPSPISVLEPPFEEDDNTFPESSSNIKPEHRGTVVSCKPHLIDKSPPIESIARTLSWDESCAETATAYALKASSLSGAEEVQDWLFFVQTLLSASGLDGELQSETFFVRWHSPESPLDPSLREKYASLNEKEPVHEAKRRQRRSNRKLVFDCVNTALVEITGYGSESDRSSRAVLCSRAHNTLAENRSPMVVDHVLGRMKEWYISEVGDVFSESGNINSLVVEGVVRKEVLGKGWGEQMRIELDNLGKEIELNLWEVLVDEAVVDLTGGVL; translated from the exons ATGAAAACACTTATAGCCCAAGAAATGTCAAAAGAAGTAGAGTTCAAGCATAACCAGCCCAATCTAGTTGCCAAGTTGATGGGTCTTGATGCCCTTCCACATCAGCCTAGTTCAGCTGCTCAAAAAAGTCATTCAAAAAGTTATTCACGACATTCTCCAAGTCATTCGGCGGTACCACTGGAATGTTGGGAGCAAGATCATGGATTTCTAGATGACAGAATGCCTAGTAAAGTTCATCAGTTTCATGAACAGAGTGATTGCAAGCATGTTCATGAAATCTGGCAGCAGTCTCAACAAGCAAGTTATTCAAGAGATAGTTCTTTGCAGAAGGGAAGGTATGATGAAACTACAAGTGAGAAAAAGATGGCTCTTGTTCGTCAAACGTTCATGGAAGCAAAACGTCTAGCCACAGATGAAAAACTTCGCCAGTCCAAAGAGTTCCAGGATGCATTGGAAGTTTTAAGTTCCAATCAAGATTTATTCCTTAGGTTTCTGCAAGAACCGAACTCCTTGTTCTCTCAGCATCTATATGATTTGCAAGCAATTGCTCCACCTCCTGAGACTAAAAAAATTACTGTTCTTAGACCGTCGAAGATGGttgatgatgaaaaatttatAGGATCAAGAAAGTTGATTGATAAACAATCCAGTAAACCAGCCCAAGTGGTTCAAGCAACTGGACAGGAAAGCAATAATCCTGGATATTCCCCGGTTTTTGCTAATCATAAAGTTAATGAACATCCTACTCAATCTACAAGAATAGTGGTACTGAAGCCAAGCCCTGGGAAGACTCATGACATTAAGGCTGTGGTTTCCCCAACTTCCTTATCCTCGAGAATATCACATAACGAAGATTTTTATGAGGAACCTGAAGATGGAGAGGTTCAAGAATCGGGAGACGTAGGGAAGGAGATCACAAAGAAGATACGTGAATATCTGATGGGTCATCGAAGGGATGAGACTGTACTTTCTTCTGTGTTTTCCAATGGCTATGTTGGTGATGAGAGTTCGTTTAACCAACCAGAAAATGAGTATGCAGCAGCACATATCATTGATTCAGAAACCATTTCACCAACTTCTAGGCATTCATGGGATTACATCAATAGGTTTGGTAGCCCGTATTCTTCTTCCTCCTTTAGCTGTGAATCATGTTCTCCAGAGTCATCAGTGTGCAGAGAAGCAAAGAAACGACTTTCGGAAAGATGGGCCATGATGGCATCGAATGGGAACTTTGAGGAACAGAGACATGTCCGGAGAAGCTCAAGCACATTGGGGGACATGCTTGCCCTTTCTGATACAAAAAAGTCAGTGAGATACAAGGAAGAGGTTATTAAGAATGAACAAGAACCAAGAGTCCCGACTTTGTGCTTAACTAGTGATCTGAATACAGAAGAAAGTGAGTGTGAGCCTCTTAAAAATCTTATGAGATCAAAATCTGTTCCTGTATCTTCCACAGTGTATGGTGCCGGGCTCAATGTTGAAGTAGCTGATCCTGGAGCTGGCCAAAAGCAAGTTCCTAAGCAGCTGACAAAGACAAAGAGTGCAAAATCATCTCTAAAAGAGAAAGTTTCAAgcttatttttttcaaagagTAAAAAATCTACTAAAGAAAAATATAGTGCATCACAATCTGAAGAAGAATTTCAGTCTGTCACTGCTGAGGCCCCAGGGTCAGCAGGACATATTCCTGTAATGGTTAGCAGTGATACATCTCAATGTGTTAACACTAATGGCCTTGGAGACTGTTCTTCTCCTGGTCTGTATCCATCAAACAAAACTTCCTCTCCAGATTTAACTGACATGAGCTGCATATTTTCTCGGGAG GCAGGATTATCTGTATCAAAACCTTTGATGCCTGGCACTGTTAATGAGAATCAAGACCAGCCAAGTCCAATCTCAGTTTTGGAACCCCCATTTGAAGAGGATGACAATACATTTCCAGAGTCTTCCAGCAATATCAAGCCAGAGCACCGAG GAACAGTGGTGTCCTGTAAGCCTCACTTAATTGACAAATCACCCCCTATAGAATCAATTGCCCGGACCTTGTCATGGGATGAATCTTGTGCAGAGACAGCCACTGCCTATGCACTGAAAGCGTCATCACTCTCAGGAGCTGAGGAAGTGCAGGATTGGCTGTTCTTTGTCCAAACACTATTATCAGCTTCTGGTCTTGATGGTGAGTTGCAATCTGAAACATTTTTTGTCAGATGGCATTCACCTGAAAGCCCATTGGACCCATcattgagagaaaaatatgcTAGCCTGAATGAGAAGGAGCCAGTGCATGAGGCAAAGCGAAGACAACGTAGATCAAACCGTAAGCTTGTGTTTGACTGTGTGAATACAGCATTAGTTGAAATAACAGGTTATGGGTCGGAGTCAGACAGGAGCAGTAGGGCTGTGTTGTGTAGCAGGGCTCACAACACTCTGGCAGAGAATCGATCACCCATGGTGGTGGACCATGTGTTGGGTCGGATGAAGGAGTGGTATATTAGTGAGGTGGGAGATGTATTCAGTGAGAGTGGGAATATCAACAGCCTGGTGGTAGAGGGGGTGGTGAGAAAGGAGGTTTTAGGGAAAGGGTGGGGTGAGCAAATGAGAATAGAATTAGATAATCTGGGAAAGGAGATTGAGTTGAATTTGTGGGAAGTGCTTGTGGATGAGGCTGTGGTTGATCTAACAGGTGGTGTGTTATGA